In a genomic window of Nocardiopsis mwathae:
- the pstS gene encoding phosphate ABC transporter substrate-binding protein PstS gives MKLSKYGKFAGLALAGSLALSACGSDQAVGGGDGSAAADIDCVDGGGTLAGAGSSAQENAMAAWKAAYEGACGDTTVNYDAVGSGAGRSQFIDGAVAFGGSDSALDEDETRQATEQRCNGSEVVNLPAYIAPIAVAFNLDGIDSLNLKPEVIGEIFDQKITEWNDEKIAADNPDVDLPDAKIVPVNRSDKSGTTENFTAYLSEAAGDAWPHEADGDWPIDPVEAGQGSSGVVSAIQAGEGTIGYVDASHVGGLGTAAVGVGDEFVSYSPEAAAAIVDASPEREGNTDNDHAIDLDYLTKEADAYPIVLVAYEVACMEYDDAKDAELVKSFLSYVVSEAGQQAAADETGSAPISSETRDKLQATIDKISAGA, from the coding sequence GTGAAGCTCTCCAAGTACGGCAAGTTCGCGGGGCTCGCCCTCGCCGGTTCCCTCGCACTTTCGGCTTGTGGCAGCGACCAGGCGGTCGGCGGCGGCGACGGCTCCGCCGCCGCGGACATCGACTGCGTCGACGGCGGCGGTACCCTCGCCGGCGCCGGATCCAGCGCCCAGGAGAACGCCATGGCGGCGTGGAAGGCGGCCTACGAGGGCGCCTGCGGCGACACCACGGTCAACTACGACGCGGTCGGCTCGGGCGCCGGCCGCTCCCAGTTCATCGACGGTGCCGTGGCCTTCGGCGGCTCCGACTCGGCCCTGGACGAAGACGAGACCCGGCAGGCCACCGAGCAGCGCTGCAACGGCTCCGAGGTCGTGAACCTCCCCGCCTACATCGCCCCCATCGCCGTCGCGTTCAACCTGGACGGGATCGACAGCCTCAACCTCAAGCCCGAGGTCATCGGCGAGATCTTCGACCAGAAGATCACCGAGTGGAACGACGAGAAGATCGCCGCGGACAACCCCGACGTCGACCTCCCCGACGCGAAGATCGTCCCGGTGAACCGCTCCGACAAGTCCGGCACCACCGAGAACTTCACCGCCTACCTGTCCGAGGCCGCCGGAGACGCCTGGCCGCACGAGGCCGACGGCGACTGGCCCATCGACCCGGTGGAGGCCGGCCAGGGCTCCTCGGGTGTGGTCTCGGCCATCCAGGCCGGCGAGGGCACCATCGGCTACGTCGACGCCTCGCACGTCGGCGGCTTGGGCACCGCAGCGGTGGGCGTCGGCGACGAGTTCGTCTCCTACAGCCCCGAGGCCGCGGCCGCGATCGTGGACGCCTCCCCCGAGCGGGAGGGCAACACCGACAACGACCACGCCATCGACCTCGACTACCTGACCAAGGAGGCCGACGCCTACCCGATCGTGCTCGTCGCCTACGAGGTCGCCTGCATGGAGTACGACGACGCCAAGGACGCCGAGCTGGTGAAGTCCTTCCTGTCCTACGTCGTCAGCGAGGCCGGCCAGCAGGCCGCCGCCGACGAGACGGGGTCGGCCCCGATCTCCTCGGAGACCCGGGACAAGCTCCAGGCCACCATCGACAAGATCTCCGCGGGCGCCTGA
- the pstC gene encoding phosphate ABC transporter permease subunit PstC, whose translation MTTTDADTSAAAPPPKGTPQGKRRVGDVVFANTARGSGLLILLILAGVAAFLLFQSWDSLQANTANFFTTTEWNASTRTDPAFGVAALAFGTVLAAAIALLLATPVAIGIALFIVYYAPRRLAAILGYIVDLLAAIPSVVYGLWGVGYLVFQLEPAYRLLEQYLGWIPLFQGPVSTTGRTMLSAGIVLAVMILPIITAMSRDVFHQVPQAHREAALALGSTRWEMIRMAVLPYGRPGIIGGAMLGLGRALGETMAVAMILSPALVISPFLLQSGNQTIAAHIALQYPEATGYGVSALIAAGLVLFAITLVVNMGARFIVARRKEFS comes from the coding sequence ATGACCACCACGGACGCGGACACGTCCGCGGCGGCCCCGCCGCCCAAGGGGACGCCCCAGGGGAAACGCCGTGTCGGCGACGTCGTCTTCGCCAACACCGCACGTGGGTCAGGGCTCCTGATCCTGCTCATCCTCGCGGGGGTCGCGGCCTTCCTGCTCTTCCAGTCCTGGGACTCGCTGCAGGCCAACACCGCCAACTTCTTCACCACCACCGAGTGGAACGCCAGCACCCGCACCGACCCCGCGTTCGGTGTGGCGGCCCTGGCCTTCGGCACCGTACTCGCCGCGGCGATCGCGCTGCTGCTGGCGACCCCGGTGGCCATCGGCATCGCGCTGTTCATCGTCTACTACGCACCGCGCCGCCTCGCCGCGATCCTCGGCTACATCGTGGACCTGCTGGCGGCCATCCCCAGCGTCGTCTACGGCCTGTGGGGCGTGGGCTACCTCGTCTTCCAACTGGAGCCCGCCTACCGGCTGCTGGAGCAGTACCTGGGCTGGATCCCGCTGTTCCAGGGGCCGGTGTCGACCACCGGTCGGACCATGCTGAGCGCCGGGATCGTGCTGGCGGTGATGATCCTGCCGATCATCACGGCCATGTCCCGCGACGTCTTCCACCAGGTCCCCCAGGCGCACCGGGAGGCGGCACTGGCGCTGGGCTCCACGCGCTGGGAGATGATCCGCATGGCGGTGCTGCCCTATGGCCGCCCCGGCATCATCGGCGGCGCCATGCTCGGCCTGGGTCGAGCACTCGGCGAGACCATGGCGGTGGCGATGATCCTCTCACCGGCCCTCGTCATCTCCCCGTTCCTGCTGCAGAGCGGCAACCAGACCATCGCGGCGCACATCGCGCTGCAGTACCCGGAGGCCACCGGCTACGGCGTGTCCGCGCTGATCGCGGCCGGCCTGGTGCTCTTCGCGATCACCCTGGTCGTCAACATGGGTGCGCGCTTCATCGTCGCGCGGCGCAAGGAGTTCTCCTAA
- the pstA gene encoding phosphate ABC transporter permease PstA: protein MTTTRNAPSTGAAGEGPQLKQPALTTGALPRYAPPALLAGVAVVVGGAQFALDTFHPASFAVLSALTYLVLIGIASSVVENGRKAKDRLVTGLVYCCFAIAIVPLLSLLFTVLVNGLERFDGYFLTVSMNGVLPSMDAGGVYHAIVGTIAITGFAALISIPIGLMTAIYLVEYGRGRLKQAITFFVDVMTGIPSIVAGLFVVALWMMLFGPGKTNGAAGAIALSVLMIPVVVRSSEEMLKLVPSELREASYALGVPKWLTIVKVVLPTAIAGLTTGIMLALARVIGETAPLVLTAGIAADKISWNLFDGQMMSLPVFIYQQVRMGTDEAYARAWAAALTLILIVMLLFLGARLISRFFAPKLGR, encoded by the coding sequence ATGACCACCACGAGAAACGCGCCTTCCACCGGTGCCGCCGGTGAGGGCCCGCAGCTGAAGCAGCCCGCGCTGACGACGGGGGCGCTGCCGCGCTATGCCCCGCCGGCGCTGCTCGCCGGTGTGGCGGTGGTGGTCGGCGGCGCGCAGTTCGCGCTCGACACGTTCCACCCGGCCTCGTTCGCGGTCCTGTCCGCCCTGACCTACCTGGTGCTGATCGGCATCGCATCGAGTGTGGTCGAAAACGGGCGCAAGGCCAAGGACCGGCTGGTCACCGGGCTCGTCTACTGCTGCTTCGCGATCGCGATCGTCCCGCTGCTCTCGCTGCTGTTCACCGTGCTGGTCAACGGCCTGGAGCGGTTCGACGGCTACTTCCTCACCGTCTCGATGAACGGTGTCCTGCCGAGCATGGACGCGGGCGGCGTCTACCACGCCATCGTCGGCACCATCGCGATCACCGGCTTCGCCGCGCTGATCTCCATCCCGATCGGCCTGATGACCGCCATCTACCTGGTGGAGTACGGGCGCGGCCGGCTCAAGCAGGCCATCACCTTCTTCGTGGACGTGATGACGGGCATCCCGTCGATCGTCGCCGGCCTGTTCGTGGTGGCGCTGTGGATGATGCTCTTCGGCCCCGGCAAGACCAACGGCGCGGCGGGCGCGATCGCACTGTCGGTGCTGATGATCCCGGTGGTGGTGCGCTCCAGCGAGGAGATGCTGAAGCTGGTGCCGAGCGAGCTGCGCGAGGCCTCCTATGCCCTGGGCGTGCCCAAGTGGCTGACCATCGTCAAGGTCGTGCTGCCGACCGCCATCGCCGGGCTGACCACGGGAATCATGCTGGCGCTGGCGCGCGTTATCGGGGAGACGGCCCCGCTGGTCCTCACTGCGGGTATCGCGGCCGACAAGATCAGCTGGAACCTCTTCGACGGGCAGATGATGAGCCTCCCGGTCTTCATCTACCAGCAGGTCCGCATGGGAACCGACGAGGCCTACGCCCGGGCGTGGGCAGCGGCGCTCACGCTGATCCTGATCGTGATGCTGCTCTTCCTCGGTGCCCGACTGATCTCCCGCTTCTTCGCGCCGAAGCTCGGGCGATGA
- the pstB gene encoding phosphate ABC transporter ATP-binding protein PstB, translated as MAKRIDVSGLHVYYGDFLAVEDVSMTIEPRSVTAFIGSSGCGKSTFLRTLNRMHEVTPGARVEGKVMLDDQDIYAPEVDPVAVRREIGMVFQRPNPFPTMSIYDNVIAGAKLNNQRLSKNVADEIVERSLLGANLWDEVKDRLNRPGAGLSGGQQQRLCIARAIAVEPAVLLMDEPCSALDPISTLAIEDLISKLKENFTIVIVTHNMQQAARVSDQTAFFNLAGTGKPGKLIEMDETNKIFTKPEKKETENYITGRFG; from the coding sequence GTGGCCAAGAGAATCGACGTCTCCGGACTCCACGTCTACTACGGTGACTTCCTCGCCGTCGAGGACGTGTCGATGACCATCGAGCCCCGCTCGGTGACCGCGTTCATCGGCTCCTCCGGATGCGGAAAGTCGACCTTCCTCCGCACGCTCAACCGCATGCACGAGGTGACCCCCGGCGCCCGGGTCGAGGGCAAGGTCATGCTCGACGACCAGGACATCTACGCCCCGGAGGTCGACCCGGTGGCGGTACGCCGCGAGATCGGCATGGTCTTTCAGCGGCCCAACCCCTTCCCGACCATGTCGATCTACGACAACGTGATCGCCGGCGCCAAGCTGAACAACCAGCGGCTGAGCAAGAACGTCGCCGACGAGATCGTGGAGCGCTCCCTGCTCGGCGCCAACCTCTGGGACGAGGTCAAGGACCGCCTCAACCGCCCCGGCGCGGGCCTGTCGGGCGGTCAGCAGCAGCGGCTGTGCATCGCGCGCGCGATCGCGGTCGAGCCGGCGGTGCTGCTGATGGACGAGCCCTGTTCGGCGCTCGACCCGATCTCGACCCTGGCGATCGAGGACCTGATCTCCAAGCTCAAGGAGAACTTCACGATCGTCATCGTGACCCACAACATGCAGCAGGCGGCCCGCGTCAGCGACCAGACGGCCTTCTTCAACCTCGCTGGCACCGGCAAGCCGGGCAAGCTGATCGAGATGGACGAGACCAACAAGATCTTCACCAAGCCGGAGAAGAAGGAGACCGAGAACTACATCACCGGTCGATTCGGCTAG
- a CDS encoding serine protease inhibitor, translated as MKRVTVAAFVLASATSLGVGIPAVASAAVADKAAPEQRAASFCQGKQEWPELAGMPAKAAKEIIERENPYVTARILPEGSPVTLDFRCDRVWLFHKVDSPQLLLAHTPRVG; from the coding sequence ATGAAGCGCGTCACCGTTGCCGCGTTCGTTCTCGCCTCCGCCACGAGCCTGGGGGTCGGGATTCCGGCAGTCGCCAGCGCCGCGGTCGCTGACAAGGCCGCTCCCGAGCAGCGCGCCGCGTCGTTCTGCCAGGGCAAGCAGGAATGGCCCGAGCTGGCCGGTATGCCGGCCAAGGCCGCCAAGGAGATCATCGAGCGGGAGAACCCCTACGTCACGGCCCGGATCCTGCCCGAGGGAAGCCCCGTGACCCTGGACTTCCGGTGTGACCGCGTGTGGCTGTTCCACAAGGTCGACAGCCCGCAGCTGCTGCTGGCCCACACGCCGCGCGTCGGTTGA
- a CDS encoding DUF47 family protein, producing MRLRLTPRDDSYYEMFADSANNLVIAARLLVELISDGADRDAISEKMRACEHAGDERTHAIMRRLNQSFMPPFDREDIYRLASSLDDVMDSMDAAVDLIGLYGLDRLPKGIIDQVEVLERAAELTAEAMPRLRSMKDLTRYWIEINQLENQADQIYRRLLARLFSGEYDALTVLKLKDVIEELEAAADAFEHVANTVESIVVKES from the coding sequence GTGCGTCTGCGCCTGACTCCGCGCGATGACAGCTACTACGAGATGTTCGCCGACTCGGCGAACAACCTGGTTATCGCGGCGCGTCTGCTGGTGGAACTGATCAGTGACGGCGCCGACCGTGATGCCATCAGCGAGAAGATGCGCGCCTGCGAGCACGCCGGGGATGAGCGCACCCACGCCATCATGCGGCGGCTGAACCAGAGCTTCATGCCCCCGTTCGACCGCGAGGACATCTACCGGCTGGCCTCAAGCTTGGACGACGTCATGGACTCCATGGACGCGGCGGTCGACCTCATCGGCCTCTACGGGCTGGACCGTCTCCCCAAGGGCATCATCGACCAGGTCGAGGTGCTGGAGCGGGCGGCTGAGCTGACGGCCGAGGCCATGCCACGGCTGCGTTCGATGAAGGACCTCACGCGGTACTGGATCGAGATCAACCAGTTGGAGAACCAGGCCGACCAGATCTACCGGCGGCTGCTGGCCCGCCTGTTCAGCGGTGAGTACGACGCCCTCACCGTCCTCAAACTCAAGGACGTCATCGAGGAGCTGGAGGCCGCGGCCGACGCGTTCGAGCACGTGGCCAACACGGTGGAGAGCATCGTGGTGAAGGAGTCCTGA
- a CDS encoding sterol carrier family protein: protein MPAKPGPAQRRSAALRDALDAQLSALGEDPYAGSDRPAEVLAACAEAVLRARDAGRAPQRAAVRAAVRGTLAELAERAPGHSLEVRVPPFGAVQAIEGPRHTRGTPPGVVETDSLTWLDLALGRTDWADAVAAHRVSASGVRADLAPLLPLWPAP from the coding sequence ATGCCAGCCAAGCCCGGCCCCGCCCAACGGCGTAGCGCCGCCCTGCGCGACGCCCTCGACGCCCAACTCTCGGCGCTCGGTGAGGACCCCTACGCCGGGTCCGACCGACCGGCCGAGGTGCTGGCCGCCTGCGCCGAGGCCGTGCTGCGCGCCCGCGATGCCGGGCGGGCCCCGCAGCGGGCCGCGGTGCGCGCCGCCGTCCGCGGCACCCTCGCCGAACTCGCCGAACGCGCCCCCGGGCACAGCCTGGAGGTGCGGGTTCCGCCGTTCGGTGCGGTGCAGGCGATCGAGGGCCCCCGGCACACCCGCGGCACCCCGCCCGGCGTCGTCGAGACCGACTCGCTCACCTGGCTCGACCTGGCCCTCGGCCGCACGGACTGGGCGGACGCGGTGGCCGCGCACCGGGTGTCGGCCAGCGGTGTCCGCGCCGACCTCGCCCCGCTGCTGCCGCTGTGGCCGGCCCCCTGA
- the purF gene encoding amidophosphoribosyltransferase, which translates to MNVAQSDGRLSMDLDPIDPLERGPQDACGVFGVWAPGEEVSKLTYFGLYALQHRGQESAGIALSDGERILVYKDMGLVSQVFNEATLDSLRGHLAIGHCRYSTTGSPVWENAQPTFYTARDGGLALGHNGNLINTPELAAMLPSDRLGATTDTEVLTNLLAESGRAMEEAALDLLPRVQGAFSLVFMDEKTLYAARDPQGIRPFVLGRLESGGWAVASETAALDIVGATMVREIEPGELITIDERGVRSMRFAEAAPKGCLFEYVYLARPDTTIAGRSVNSARVEVGRRLAKEHPVEADLVIPVPESGTPAAVGYAEGSGIPFAQGLVKNSYVGRTFIQPSQTLRQLGIRLKLNPLREVIEGKRLVVVDDSIVRGNTQRALVRMLREAGAAEVHVRISSPPVLWPCYYGVDFATKAELIAGNLSTEEIRASIDADSLAYIALDELIAATQVPKSRLCRACFDGVYPIEVDEDSRGKYLLEKSCGSKPLTTAAGAQ; encoded by the coding sequence ATGAACGTGGCGCAATCCGACGGCCGGCTCTCCATGGACCTCGATCCCATCGATCCCCTCGAACGAGGCCCGCAGGACGCCTGCGGGGTATTCGGGGTCTGGGCGCCCGGCGAAGAAGTCAGCAAGCTCACCTATTTCGGCCTCTACGCGCTGCAGCACCGCGGCCAAGAGTCCGCCGGCATCGCCCTGAGCGACGGCGAGCGCATCCTCGTCTACAAGGACATGGGACTGGTCTCCCAGGTCTTCAACGAGGCGACGCTCGACTCGCTCCGCGGGCACCTGGCCATCGGCCACTGCCGCTACTCCACGACCGGGTCCCCCGTGTGGGAGAACGCGCAGCCGACCTTCTATACGGCACGCGACGGGGGTCTCGCCCTCGGCCACAACGGCAACCTGATCAACACGCCGGAGCTCGCGGCGATGCTGCCGAGCGACCGGCTCGGCGCCACCACCGACACCGAGGTGCTGACCAACCTCCTCGCCGAGAGCGGCCGCGCCATGGAGGAGGCCGCCCTCGACCTGCTGCCGCGGGTACAGGGGGCGTTCTCGCTCGTCTTCATGGACGAGAAGACGCTGTACGCGGCCCGCGACCCGCAGGGCATCCGCCCGTTCGTGCTCGGGCGCCTGGAGAGCGGCGGCTGGGCCGTGGCCAGCGAGACCGCCGCCCTCGACATCGTCGGCGCCACCATGGTCCGCGAGATCGAGCCCGGCGAGCTGATCACCATCGACGAGCGCGGTGTGCGCTCGATGCGCTTCGCGGAAGCCGCACCCAAGGGCTGCCTCTTCGAGTACGTGTACCTGGCCCGCCCCGACACCACCATCGCCGGGCGCAGCGTCAACTCCGCCCGTGTGGAGGTGGGCCGCCGCCTGGCCAAGGAGCACCCGGTCGAGGCCGACCTGGTCATCCCGGTCCCGGAGTCCGGAACCCCGGCGGCGGTCGGCTACGCGGAGGGCAGCGGCATCCCCTTCGCCCAGGGGCTGGTGAAGAACTCCTACGTGGGCCGCACGTTCATCCAGCCGAGCCAGACACTGCGCCAGCTCGGCATCCGGCTCAAGCTCAATCCGCTGCGCGAGGTCATCGAGGGCAAGCGGCTGGTGGTCGTCGACGACTCCATCGTGCGCGGCAACACACAGCGCGCGCTGGTGCGGATGCTGCGCGAGGCCGGCGCGGCCGAGGTGCACGTGCGCATCTCCAGCCCGCCGGTGCTGTGGCCCTGCTACTACGGCGTCGACTTCGCCACCAAGGCCGAGCTGATCGCCGGGAACCTGAGCACCGAGGAGATCCGCGCGTCCATCGACGCCGACTCGCTTGCCTACATCGCGCTGGACGAGCTCATCGCGGCCACACAGGTGCCCAAGAGCCGGCTCTGCCGCGCCTGCTTCGACGGTGTCTACCCCATCGAGGTCGACGAGGACTCCCGCGGTAAGTACCTGCTGGAGAAGTCCTGCGGTTCCAAGCCGCTGACGACGGCCGCGGGCGCACAGTAG